The genomic interval ATCCTGATCTTATGGTTTATCATTTCCCTATGTTGTTGTCAATTGGGGTATTTGTGGTTCATGCGCACGAGAAAGGGCTTTGCCGATGTCCTCTGATGCTCCTGCGCTGCGCCTGCAAAACATAAGTAAGATTTACCAAATCTATGACGCGCCCCACCATCGGCTGCTGCAAATGATCTATGGTCATCGCCGTCGTTTCTTTCGGGAATTCTGGGCGCTCCGTGATCTGAATTTCGAGGTGCAGGCAGGCGAGAGCATCGGCATCATCGGGCGCAACGGCGCAGGAAAGAGTACGCTCCTGCAGATCATAGCGGGCACGTTGACGCCGAGCATCGGCAGTTGCGAAACGCGGGGCAGGGTCACGGCGCTCCTCGAACTGGGCAGCGGTTTCAATCCCGAATTTACGGGCAAAGAAAATGTGCGATTAAATGCGGCTGTCTTGGGTTTGACCGATAAAGAAATTGACGAGAAGTACGAGGACATCGTCGCCTTTGCCGATATCGGTGATTTCCTGAACCAGCCTGTGAAGACCTATTCGAGCGGCATGAAAATGCGTTTAGCTTTTGCGGTGCAGGCTTTTATCGACCCCGAGATTCTTATTATCGATGAAGCCTTGTCCGTCGGCGACGGTGCCTTTCAGATCAAGTGCATGAAACATATGCGCGGTATGCTTGAACGGCAAACCACGGTTTTGCTGGTGAGCCATAGCCTGCAAACCTTGCGGAGCTTTTGTTCCCGTATAATTTGGCTTGACGATGGCAAATTGAAGATGGACGGCGATACACGGGACGTGACCAGCCGTTATAGTGAAACGATTTTCTCCACGGCTCCCAATGGACGGGGAAAGAAGACCAACACAGAAAAAACCAAAGCGGCGGCGTTGGCAGATGTGCGCAGCTTTCCCGTCCTTCCTCTGGAAGAAGTGCAGAGAACAGAATCGCTGCGGCGCTGGGGAACGGGGGAGGCGCAGGTCGCCGCCTTTTCCTTCTATGCGGAAGAGCCCGGTATCGTGAAATCCTATGAATTTGGGAGTACGGTGACCCTTAATGTCGAGGCTTCCATAAAGACGTCGCTGCCCGAGGAGGCAGTTGCCCTCGCCTTTGCCATACGTAATAAACAGGGGCTCGATATCATTTCCGTTAGCACCGACCGGCTCCATGTCTTTTGTGATACGCCTGAGGCGGGAACAACACTGCGCGCCCGATTTTCCTTTGCCCTTCGTGTGGCTCCGGGCGACTACTCTCTGATTCTCGCCGTGGCCTATAATGAAGAAGGTCGCCGCGTTTATATCGATTATGTGGAAAATGCCCATTACTTTTCGGTGCTGTCCGACGAGCCTCATTATGGCGTCTACGAACCGGAAGTGCAGGCGGAATTTCTCTAAAGTGGAAGGTGGAGAATTTTAATGACTGACACAGCTCATATCAATTCACCGGCTTATTGGGATCAGCGCTTTCAACAGGATTGGGCTGCCAATGGGGGCGAAGCCTATACGCGCGCCTACGCGGAACTTTGTCTTGAATTCCTTCCCGAGCATTTGCAGATGGAAATACGACGCGGCCATTTGCAAATCTGCGATTGGGGCTGTGCCGAAGGGGAGGCCGTCTCCTATTTCAGCCAACATTTTCCCGCTAATCTGGTTTGCGGCGTTGATGTATCCGAAACGGCGATTGCCAATGGGCGCCGCAAATTTCCCGAACTCAATTTCCAAGCACAAGATTGGTTGGCTCCGGATGCGGAACTGCCGTCTTTTGACGTCGTCTTCAGTTCCCACGTCTTGGAGCATTTTCCCCATCCCATGACTATCCTCAGCGAAGTGCTTGGCCGTGTCGCCACTAAAATGATCATCGTGCTCATGCCCTACGCGGAAGACCCTGCGAAGAAAGATCCCGAACACGCCTTCCGTTTTCTTGATACGAATTTACCCATGTACTGGGAAGGCTGGTCCTGCGCCTTCTTCCGTGTTTTTGATACGCGGACACGGCGCGGCCCGTGTTGGCGCGGCGAACAGACTCTGGTCGTCTACACGCGCGACGATTGGATGGACCGAAGCCTTATCGTGCCTGCCCTCAATGCATTTCGCGGGGACAGAGGCGTGTTGCAGGACGATAGGGATACGTGGCGGCGCCGTGCCGAAGATCAAGAAAAAGAATTGTTGCTCAGCGCCAAAAAATTGGAAGTCCAATTGCTCCACGATCAAAACTTCGTTCGCATTAATGAATCTTTGCGCAACCAACTTGCGGCAATACAACAGCAGCAGGCTACGGTAAAGCAAGAGCTTGTTTTATTAAAGCAAGAGCATGGCTCGTTAAAGCAAGAGCATGGCTCGTTAAAGCAAGAGCACGCCCTGTTAAATCGAAGCTATACGGCCGATAAAAAAGAATTAGAACAGAAGGGCGCACAAATCATTCATTTGAATCAACGCATTGATCAATTGCGCAGTGATCTGGCACGGCTGGAACAGGAATATCGGGATACCCGTGCTATCTTGAAATGGCCGCCTGCTATTGTCGCGTTTTATCTGCGCGCCTTGTTCAATCGTTTCAAAGGATTTCTTTCCCGCTTCCCCATTTTTTATCGTTGGACGCCTTGGCTTTTTAAGAAAGAAAAAGCCTCTGTACCTCCTCTGATCGCCGTGCCTATACCAAAGGCTGATGATGTGCCGCGTAAGGAAGAACCCCTTGTGCAGGAGAAAGAAGAGGAGCAAGAATTTGAAAAACCGACACCCGAAGAAGATGGGGCAGCGGCTGGCTCTGTTGTCGAAGAGCGCTCCTTAATCATGCCTGCACCCCGGAAGATCGCCTCTTCCCGTAGCGTTTTGAACACACTTAAAATGGGCGTTATTCTGGATACCTTTTCTTATGCCTGTTTTGATCCTGAGTGCAGGATGATTTCTTTTCGTCCCGACAACTGGCGTCAGGTGCTGGAGGCAGAGCCGCCCGATTTCCTCTTTGTCGAATCGGCTTGGCAAGGGAATGGCTCCTGGCAGACACGTATCGCTTCCTACGCCTCTCCCGCAGGAAATGAACTGGATGAGCTCTTGCAGTGGTGCAATACAAAAGATATTCCTACTGTCTTTTGGAATAAAGAGGATCCGCCCAACTTTGACCGTTTCATCAATGCTGCCGTCAAGTTCGATTAGATCTTTACGACTGACGAAAACTGTGTGGAAGCCTATAGACAACGCTGCGGCCATGATCGGGTTGCTTCTTTGCCTTTTGCGGCGCAGCCGACGATCCATCATCCCGTGTTGAAGGAAACGCGCCAAGATCGTGTTTGTTTTGCAGGCACCTACTACGCAGACTGCTTTCCCGAACGGCGGCGGCACATGGAAAATATGCTGGGCGGCAGCATCATTTTCGGACTGGATATTTATGACCGTATGTTCAGACACGAAGGTTCCGATAAAGCACGTTTTCTATTTCCCGAACAATTTCAACCCTATATCCGAGGAAAACTGTCTTACGAATCCATGTTAGATGCGTATCGGAAATATCGCGTTTTCCTAAACGTTAATTCTGTCTATGATTCGCCCACTATGTTCGCGCGGCGAGTCTTTGAATTGCTCGCCTGTGGTACGCCTCTCGTCTCCACACCCAGCAAAGGGATGGAGCAGATCTTTGGTGCTTTGGTGCCGCAGGTGAAGACAGAAAGCGAAACGCGGGCGGCCCTGCAGCCGCTCATGGATGATGATCGGGAGTGGATGCGCCGTTCCGCTCTTGGTATTCGTCGGATCATGGACGGTCATTGCTACCGTCACCGTTTGCAGACTGTGGCGCAGACGCTGGGACTGGATGCAGGCGCCAAGGATCGGGCGGAGGACTGTGTGCTCCTCTTGACGGCAGCCCAACATCCCGAACGGACGGCTCACGAATTAGCCTCGCAAAACCGACCTGCCTGTGCCGTTTATATCCTGAATACGGGGGCTGAAGCGGAGAAACAGCGTGCCTTCCTGCTTGCGCGAGGAATCGCCGCCTCCGTGACTTCCCTTGATCAGGTTATCCCTTGCCTGAGCCAAGAGCATCCTGAGGCTTCCCTAGCCCTTATACATGGGGCGCACAGCTATGGACCGTCCTATTTGCGCGACGGCATGGACGCGCTCCGCTATTCCAACTGTGGGCGCAGCGGATTAGACAGCCACTTCGCGGCACAAGAAGAGGGCGTAGTGCTGCTGCCCGGATCGGAAAAGCCCTGTTTTGTGCGCCGTCGCTGTTTAGTTGCCACGCTTTTCATGAGACCGGGAGAGCTCAATGAAAACGTGTTGACACGCAGCAACAGGGAGGTTTATATCGAAGACGACAGCCCCTGTTTTCTGCGTTATCCTTTTGAATTTATTGCGAATGCCCCGGAGGTTCTTCATGAAAAAGCCGCTTCAGTCGCTTTTATCCCGTTTGATTCCTAAGAAAAAAGAGCAGCCTTATCCTGATCGAAGGGAACACAGGCCGATACGTATGGTCATTGCCGGTCATGATCTCAAATTTACGGGACCCTTTCAAGACTACTTCGGAAATAATCCTCGTTATGAACTGCGTATTGATGAACATGCCGGTCATGACATTGCTTCTGAAAAGCAGAGCAGCGAATGCCTTCAATGGGCTGATGTAATCTTTTGCGAATGGGCGCTGGGCAATTTGGTCTGGTATTCTCACCATAAGAAAGCGGGGCAACTCCTTTTTTCCAGACTGCATCTGCAGGAACATCAGCACCGTGACCGCATCTCCTATCTCTACGACACGAAATGGGAAGCTGTCGATAAACTCTTGTTAACGTCTCACCACATTTATGAGCATATGATTGATGAGTTTCCTGTGTTGCGCCGAGGACGCGCTCATCTCTATTATTGCCCCATTGACGCTTGCGGCGTGTTGAATAGGGAAAAGACATCTGACACTGCCAAGGTTCTGGGCATGGTTGGCATCGTGCCGCAGCGGAAG from Candidatus Hydrogenedentota bacterium carries:
- a CDS encoding ABC transporter ATP-binding protein — encoded protein: MSSDAPALRLQNISKIYQIYDAPHHRLLQMIYGHRRRFFREFWALRDLNFEVQAGESIGIIGRNGAGKSTLLQIIAGTLTPSIGSCETRGRVTALLELGSGFNPEFTGKENVRLNAAVLGLTDKEIDEKYEDIVAFADIGDFLNQPVKTYSSGMKMRLAFAVQAFIDPEILIIDEALSVGDGAFQIKCMKHMRGMLERQTTVLLVSHSLQTLRSFCSRIIWLDDGKLKMDGDTRDVTSRYSETIFSTAPNGRGKKTNTEKTKAAALADVRSFPVLPLEEVQRTESLRRWGTGEAQVAAFSFYAEEPGIVKSYEFGSTVTLNVEASIKTSLPEEAVALAFAIRNKQGLDIISVSTDRLHVFCDTPEAGTTLRARFSFALRVAPGDYSLILAVAYNEEGRRVYIDYVENAHYFSVLSDEPHYGVYEPEVQAEFL
- a CDS encoding methyltransferase domain-containing protein; this encodes MTDTAHINSPAYWDQRFQQDWAANGGEAYTRAYAELCLEFLPEHLQMEIRRGHLQICDWGCAEGEAVSYFSQHFPANLVCGVDVSETAIANGRRKFPELNFQAQDWLAPDAELPSFDVVFSSHVLEHFPHPMTILSEVLGRVATKMIIVLMPYAEDPAKKDPEHAFRFLDTNLPMYWEGWSCAFFRVFDTRTRRGPCWRGEQTLVVYTRDDWMDRSLIVPALNAFRGDRGVLQDDRDTWRRRAEDQEKELLLSAKKLEVQLLHDQNFVRINESLRNQLAAIQQQQATVKQELVLLKQEHGSLKQEHGSLKQEHALLNRSYTADKKELEQKGAQIIHLNQRIDQLRSDLARLEQEYRDTRAILKWPPAIVAFYLRALFNRFKGFLSRFPIFYRWTPWLFKKEKASVPPLIAVPIPKADDVPRKEEPLVQEKEEEQEFEKPTPEEDGAAAGSVVEERSLIMPAPRKIASSRSVLNTLKMGVILDTFSYACFDPECRMISFRPDNWRQVLEAEPPDFLFVESAWQGNGSWQTRIASYASPAGNELDELLQWCNTKDIPTVFWNKEDPPNFDRFINAAVKFD
- a CDS encoding glycosyltransferase; amino-acid sequence: MEAYRQRCGHDRVASLPFAAQPTIHHPVLKETRQDRVCFAGTYYADCFPERRRHMENMLGGSIIFGLDIYDRMFRHEGSDKARFLFPEQFQPYIRGKLSYESMLDAYRKYRVFLNVNSVYDSPTMFARRVFELLACGTPLVSTPSKGMEQIFGALVPQVKTESETRAALQPLMDDDREWMRRSALGIRRIMDGHCYRHRLQTVAQTLGLDAGAKDRAEDCVLLLTAAQHPERTAHELASQNRPACAVYILNTGAEAEKQRAFLLARGIAASVTSLDQVIPCLSQEHPEASLALIHGAHSYGPSYLRDGMDALRYSNCGRSGLDSHFAAQEEGVVLLPGSEKPCFVRRRCLVATLFMRPGELNENVLTRSNREVYIEDDSPCFLRYPFEFIANAPEVLHEKAASVAFIPFDS